A portion of the Rhinolophus sinicus isolate RSC01 linkage group LG03, ASM3656204v1, whole genome shotgun sequence genome contains these proteins:
- the MLH3 gene encoding DNA mismatch repair protein Mlh3 isoform X6, producing MAIISSQRRKPVPGILTSFLPAMIKCLSVEVQAKLRSGLAVCSLGQCVEELTLNSIDAEAKCVAVRVNMETFQVQVIDNGFGMGSDDVDKSEESRARTCSANEESSTGSLDWQQHFDVALGRMVYINKVTGLSTFAAPPEDVRAACTKDLTTVAVDVILENGSQYRCHPFRSDLVLPFLPRAREERTGMRQNNRDTVDDAVGSESLQSLFSEWDNPVFARYPEVAVDVSSGQAESLAVKIHNILYPYRFTKEMIHSMQVLQQVDNKFIACLMSTKTEENGEAGGNLLVLVDQHAAHERVRLEQLIIDSYEKQRPQGSGRKKLLSSTISPPLEIPVTEEQRRLLWCYHENLEDLGLEIIFPDTSDSLVLVGKVPLCFVEREANELRRGRSTVTKSIVEELIREQVELLQTTGGIQGTLPLSVQKVLASQACHGAIKFNDGLSIEESYRLIEALSRCQLPFQCAHGRPSMLPLADIDHLEQEKQIKPNLAKLRKMAQAWRLFGKAEGCDTRQSLQASMPPCEPP from the exons ATG GCAATTATTTCTAGTCAGAGAAGGAAACCAGTGCCTGGCATTCTCACCAGCTTTCTACCTGCCATGATCAAGTGCTTGTCAGTTGAAGTACAAGCCAAATTGCGTTCTGGTTTGGCTGTATGCTCCCTAGGCCAGTGTGTGGAGGAGCTTACCCTCAACAGTATTGATGCTGAAGCAAAATGTGTGGCCGTCAGGGTGAATATGGAAACCTTTCAAGTTCAAGTGATAGACAATGGCTTTGGAATGGGAAGTGATGATGTAGACAAG AGTGAGGAATCTAGAGCAAGAACTTGTTCTGCAAATGAAGAGTCAAGCACAGGTTCTTTGGATTGGCAGCAGCACTTTGACGTCGCCTTGGGAAGAATGGTTTACATCAACAAAGTAACTGGACTTAGCACATTCGCTGCTCCTCCTGAGGACGTTCGGGCTGCTTGTACTAAGGACCTGACAACTGTGGCTGTGGATGTCATACTTGAGAATG gaTCTCAGTACAGGTGTCATCCTTTTAGAAGCGACcttgttcttcctttccttcctagAGCTCGGGAAGAGAGGACTGGGATGAGACAGAATAACAGAG ATACTGTGGATGACGCGGTTGGTAGCGAATCACTTCAGTCTTTGTTCTCAGAATGGGACAATCCAGTATTTGCCCGCTATCCAGAG GTTGCTGTCGATGTAAGCAGTGGTCAGGCAGAGAGCCTAGCAGTTAAAATTCACAACATCTTATATCCTTATCGCTTCACCAAAGAAATGATTCATTCGATGCAG GTTCTCCAGCAAGTGGATAACAAGTTTATTGCCTGTTTAATGAGCACTAAGACTGAAGAGAATGGTGAGGCAG GTGGAAACTTGCTAGTCTTGGTGGATCAGCATGCTGCCCATGAGCGTGTCCGTTTGGAGCAGCTTATTATTG ATTCTTATGAGAAGCAACGGCCACAAGGCTCCGGTCGGAAAAAGTTATTGTCTTCCACTATAAGTCCTCCACTAGAGATACCAGTGACCGAGGAACAAAGGAGACTCTTATG GTGTTATCACGAAAATCTGGAAGATCTGGGTCTTGAAATTATATTTCCAGACACTAGTGATTCTCTGGTCCTTGTAGGAAAAGTACCACTCTGTTTTGTAGAAAGAGAAGCCAATGAACTTCGAAGAGGAAGGTCTACTGTGACCAAGAGTATCGTAGAG GAACTTATTCGAGAACAAGTGGAG CTACTCCAGACCACAGGAGGCATCCAGGGGACTTTGCCACTGAGTGTGCAGAAGGTGTTGGCATCCCAGGCCTGCCATG GGGCCATTAAGTTTAATGATGGCCTGAGCATAGAGGAGAGCTATCGCCTTATTGAAGCTCTGTCCCGGTGCCAGCTGCCATTCCAGTGTGCTCATGGGAGACCGTCCATGCTGCCATTAGCTGACATAGACCACTTGGAGCAGGAAAAACAG ATTAAACCCAATCTTGCAAAACTTCGTAAAATGGCCCAGGCCTGGCGTCTCTTTGGAAAAGCAGAAGGATGTGATACAAGGCAAAGCCTGCAGGCATCCATGCCTCCTTGTGAGCCACCATGA
- the MLH3 gene encoding DNA mismatch repair protein Mlh3 isoform X5, whose product MAIISSQRRKPVPGILTSFLPAMIKCLSVEVQAKLRSGLAVCSLGQCVEELTLNSIDAEAKCVAVRVNMETFQVQVIDNGFGMGSDDVDKVGNRYFTSKCNSVQDLENPRFYGFRGEALASIADMASAVEISSKKNRTMKTFVKLFRNGKALKSCEADLTRPSAGTTVTVYNLFYQLPVRRKCMDPRLEFEKVRQRIEALSLMHPSISFSLRNDVSGSMVLQVPKTKDVCSRFCQIYGLGKSQKLREINFKYKEFELSGYISSEAHYNKNMQFLFVNKRLVLKTKLHKLIDFLLRKESIICKPKSVSASRQMNSSPRHRSHPELHGIYVINMQCQFCEYDVCMEPAKTLIEFQNWDTALVCIQEGIKMFLKKEKLFVELSGEDIKEFSEDNDFSLLSATLQKHVSSDEKCDQVSFQEACNNISDSYEMFNLQSKAVKRKATESINTQNSRESEAIRKKTNDSFLYTYESDGPGHGKMTESSLQNKDSSCSESTILEQERAEASESGEKEKHKKSCLELNSSENPCGTSSEMFASPFQTFEESGEDHEIQSVSTAVNGLPVADILKTNRIQNHSELETFKDPTEMACQPLPFETTLLRVHGAQREEEKRRKEPSNCGRINVFSYRQVKLCSTGFITHVVQNEQTKSTEAEHLFKNCVRPGPVSAKETFGNRTRHSLETPNIKDLTSTLSKEFAQLPNEKLCRRNISYGLGNKPIATYKNFATFQEGSEKSHTGCLLPDTSSFSWCRQVSNGSKKTDKLIGSSRPIAHKKLNLRSQLGSLEKFKRQYGKVKNPLNTEVEENNNFETTTNLSPPVEPDMPQRDKNHLDNSSICEITAMKDNDSNSNCQPVSHILYSEKFPFSKEEDYLEPQMPCLRESPITLNELPHFNRKSLDIEKSPESLASKLSRMKGSERETQTMEKMSHLELPQSDSGRKGSDLCSGLSLDSCKLLKNEQKKPESIIIPMSDTVTQDNSFNKDSETYSKNNITEDSEIPETPLVLPQNNPAVISKGPDVLIASEQQIGSPNSPSRMLMSRMDDSTANPNGTCFQSEESRARTCSANEESSTGSLDWQQHFDVALGRMVYINKVTGLSTFAAPPEDVRAACTKDLTTVAVDVILENGSQYRCHPFRSDLVLPFLPRAREERTGMRQNNRDTVDDAVGSESLQSLFSEWDNPVFARYPEVAVDVSSGQAESLAVKIHNILYPYRFTKEMIHSMQVLQQVDNKFIACLMSTKTEENGEAGGNLLVLVDQHAAHERVRLEQLIIDSYEKQRPQGSGRKKLLSSTISPPLEIPVTEEQRRLLWNLFENKWSYSRPQEASRGLCH is encoded by the exons ATG GCAATTATTTCTAGTCAGAGAAGGAAACCAGTGCCTGGCATTCTCACCAGCTTTCTACCTGCCATGATCAAGTGCTTGTCAGTTGAAGTACAAGCCAAATTGCGTTCTGGTTTGGCTGTATGCTCCCTAGGCCAGTGTGTGGAGGAGCTTACCCTCAACAGTATTGATGCTGAAGCAAAATGTGTGGCCGTCAGGGTGAATATGGAAACCTTTCAAGTTCAAGTGATAGACAATGGCTTTGGAATGGGAAGTGATGATGTAGACAAGGTAGGAAATCGTTATTTCACTAGTAAATGCAACTCCGTACAGGACTTGGAGAACCCAAGGTTTTATGGTTTTCGAGGGGAGGCCTTGGCCAGTATAGCTGACATGGCCAGTGCTGTGGAAATTTCATCCAAGAAAAACAGGACAATGAAAACTTTTGTGAAACTGTTTCGGAATGGAAAAGCCCTGAAATCTTGTGAAGCTGACTTGACTAGACCAAGTGCTGGGACAACAGTAACAGTATATAACCTATTTTATCAGTTACCTGTAAGGAGGAAATGCATGGATCCTAGACTGGAGTTTGAGAAGGTTAGACAGAGGATAGAAGCTCTCTCACTCATGCacccttccatttctttctctttgagaAATGATGTTTCTGGTTCCATGGTTCTTCAGGTCCCTAAAACCAAAGACGTATGTTCCCGATTTTGCCAAATTTATGGACTAGGTAAGTCCCAAAAGTTAagagaaatcaattttaaatataaggaGTTTGAGCTTAGTGGGTATATTAGCTCTGAAGCACATTACAATAAGAATATGCAGTTTTTGTTTGTGAACAAAAGGCTAGTTTTAAAGACAAAGTTGCATAAACTCATTGACTTTTTATTAAGGAAAGAAAGTATTATATGCAAGCCAAAAAGTGTCTCTGCCAGTAGGCAAATGAATTCAAGTCCTCGGCATCGGTCTCACCCAGAGCTCCATGGGATATATGTGATCAACATGCAGTGCCAGTTCTGTGAATATGACGTGTGCATGGAGCCAGCAAAAACTCTGATTGAGTTTCAGAACTGGGATACGGCTTTGGTGTGCATTcaggaaggaataaaaatgtttttaaagaaagaaaaattatttgtggaattATCAGGTGAGGACATTAAGGAATTTAGTGAAGATAATGATTTTAGTTTACTTAGTGCTACTCTTCAGAAGCATGTGTCCTCTGATGAAAAGTGTGACCAGGTCAGTTTCCAGGAAGCATGTAATAATATTTCAGATTCCTATGAAATGTTTAATTTGCAATCAAAAGCTGtgaaaagaaaagctacagaAAGCATAAATACACAGAATTCTAGAGAGTCAGAAGCtatcagaaaaaagacaaacgATTCATTTTTGTACACTTATGAGTCAGATGGCCCAGGCCATGGTAAAATGACAGAGTCATCTTTACAAAACAAAGATAGCTCTTGCTCAGAATCAACGATCTTAGAACAAGAGAGAGCTGAAGCATCAGAatcaggagaaaaggagaaacataAAAAATCTTGTTTGGAGTTAAACTCTTCCGAAAATCCATGTGGAACCAGCTCAGAAATGTTTGCAAGCCCTTTTCAGACATttgaggagagtggagaagaTCACGAAATACAGAGTGTAAGTACTGCTGTTAATGGCCTGCCTGTCGCCGACATCCTGAAAACTAATAGAATTCAGAATCATTCAGAACTAGAAACATTTAAAGATCCTACTGAAATGGCATGCCAACCTCTGCCTTTTGAGACAACATTACTGAGAGTACATGGtgctcagagagaggaagagaaaagaagaaaagaacctAGTAATTGTGGAAGAATAAACGTTTTTAGTTATAGACAAGTTAAATTATGTTCCACTGGCTTTATAACTCATGTGGTACAAAATGAGCAAACTAAGTCAACTGAAGcagaacatttatttaaaaattgcgTTCGACCTGGTCCTGTGAGTGCCAAAGAAACATTTGGAAATAGAACACGCCATTCACTTGAGACCCCAAACATCAAAGATTTAACCAGCACTTTAAGTAAAGAATTTGCTCAACTGCCCAACGAAAAATTGTGCAGAAGAAATATAAGTTATGGGCTAGGGAACAAACCTATAGCAACTTACAAAAATTTTGCCACTTTTCAGGAAGGTAGTGAAAAATCACACACAGGTTGCTTATTACCTGACACATCCTCTTTCTCTTGGTGTAGACAGGTTTCAAATGGTAGTAAGAAAACAGATAAGTTGATTGGTTCTTCCAGACCCATAGCCCATAAGAAGCTGAACTTAAGATCACAACTGGGATCTTTAGAGAAGTTTAAGAGACAATATGGGAAAGTTAAAAATCCTCTGAATACAGAAGtggaggaaaataataattttgaaaccACTACCAATCTCAGTCCTCCAGTTGAACCTGACATGCCACAGAGAGACAAAAACCACTTAGACAATTCTAGTATTTGTGAAATCACTGCTATGAAAGATAATGATTCAAATAGCAATTGTCAACCAGTAAGTCACATTCTTTATTCAGAAAAGTTTCCATTCTCCAAGGAAGAAGACTATTTGGAACCACAGATGCCTTGCTTAAGAGAAAGTCCTATAACTCTAAATGAGTTACCACATTTTAACAGAAAATCTTTGGATATTGAGAAGTCACCTGAATCACTAGCTTCTAAATTATCCAGAATGAAAGGTTCTGAAAGAGAGACTCAAACAATGGAGAAGATGAGTCATCTTGAACTTCCACAATCAGATTCCGGTAGGAAAGGCAGTGACTTGTGCAGTGGGTTATCCCTAGATTCTTGTAAGTTACTTAAAAACGAGCAGAAAAAACCAGAGAGTATCATCATCCCAATGTCAGACACTGTCACGCAGGATAATTCTTTCAATAAAGATAGTGAAACATATTCAAAGAACAACATAACAGAGGACTCTGAGATACCAGAAACTCCTTTGGTATTACCCCAGAATAATCCTGCAGTTATCAGTAAAGGCCCAGATGTTCTTATAGCTTCAGAACAACAGATAGGAAGTCCTAACTCTCCCAGTAGAATGTTAATGAGTCGCATGGACGATTCGACAGCCAACCCAAATGGAACTTGTTTTCAGAGTGAGGAATCTAGAGCAAGAACTTGTTCTGCAAATGAAGAGTCAAGCACAGGTTCTTTGGATTGGCAGCAGCACTTTGACGTCGCCTTGGGAAGAATGGTTTACATCAACAAAGTAACTGGACTTAGCACATTCGCTGCTCCTCCTGAGGACGTTCGGGCTGCTTGTACTAAGGACCTGACAACTGTGGCTGTGGATGTCATACTTGAGAATG gaTCTCAGTACAGGTGTCATCCTTTTAGAAGCGACcttgttcttcctttccttcctagAGCTCGGGAAGAGAGGACTGGGATGAGACAGAATAACAGAG ATACTGTGGATGACGCGGTTGGTAGCGAATCACTTCAGTCTTTGTTCTCAGAATGGGACAATCCAGTATTTGCCCGCTATCCAGAG GTTGCTGTCGATGTAAGCAGTGGTCAGGCAGAGAGCCTAGCAGTTAAAATTCACAACATCTTATATCCTTATCGCTTCACCAAAGAAATGATTCATTCGATGCAG GTTCTCCAGCAAGTGGATAACAAGTTTATTGCCTGTTTAATGAGCACTAAGACTGAAGAGAATGGTGAGGCAG GTGGAAACTTGCTAGTCTTGGTGGATCAGCATGCTGCCCATGAGCGTGTCCGTTTGGAGCAGCTTATTATTG ATTCTTATGAGAAGCAACGGCCACAAGGCTCCGGTCGGAAAAAGTTATTGTCTTCCACTATAAGTCCTCCACTAGAGATACCAGTGACCGAGGAACAAAGGAGACTCTTATG GAACTTATTCGAGAACAAGTGGAG CTACTCCAGACCACAGGAGGCATCCAGGGGACTTTGCCACTGA
- the MLH3 gene encoding DNA mismatch repair protein Mlh3 isoform X3, which translates to MAIISSQRRKPVPGILTSFLPAMIKCLSVEVQAKLRSGLAVCSLGQCVEELTLNSIDAEAKCVAVRVNMETFQVQVIDNGFGMGSDDVDKVGNRYFTSKCNSVQDLENPRFYGFRGEALASIADMASAVEISSKKNRTMKTFVKLFRNGKALKSCEADLTRPSAGTTVTVYNLFYQLPVRRKCMDPRLEFEKVRQRIEALSLMHPSISFSLRNDVSGSMVLQVPKTKDVCSRFCQIYGLGKSQKLREINFKYKEFELSGYISSEAHYNKNMQFLFVNKRLVLKTKLHKLIDFLLRKESIICKPKSVSASRQMNSSPRHRSHPELHGIYVINMQCQFCEYDVCMEPAKTLIEFQNWDTALVCIQEGIKMFLKKEKLFVELSGEDIKEFSEDNDFSLLSATLQKHVSSDEKCDQVSFQEACNNISDSYEMFNLQSKAVKRKATESINTQNSRESEAIRKKTNDSFLYTYESDGPGHGKMTESSLQNKDSSCSESTILEQERAEASESGEKEKHKKSCLELNSSENPCGTSSEMFASPFQTFEESGEDHEIQSVSTAVNGLPVADILKTNRIQNHSELETFKDPTEMACQPLPFETTLLRVHGAQREEEKRRKEPSNCGRINVFSYRQVKLCSTGFITHVVQNEQTKSTEAEHLFKNCVRPGPVSAKETFGNRTRHSLETPNIKDLTSTLSKEFAQLPNEKLCRRNISYGLGNKPIATYKNFATFQEGSEKSHTGCLLPDTSSFSWCRQVSNGSKKTDKLIGSSRPIAHKKLNLRSQLGSLEKFKRQYGKVKNPLNTEVEENNNFETTTNLSPPVEPDMPQRDKNHLDNSSICEITAMKDNDSNSNCQPVSHILYSEKFPFSKEEDYLEPQMPCLRESPITLNELPHFNRKSLDIEKSPESLASKLSRMKGSERETQTMEKMSHLELPQSDSGRKGSDLCSGLSLDSCKLLKNEQKKPESIIIPMSDTVTQDNSFNKDSETYSKNNITEDSEIPETPLVLPQNNPAVISKGPDVLIASEQQIGSPNSPSRMLMSRMDDSTANPNGTCFQSEESRARTCSANEESSTGSLDWQQHFDVALGRMVYINKVTGLSTFAAPPEDVRAACTKDLTTVAVDVILENDTVDDAVGSESLQSLFSEWDNPVFARYPEVAVDVSSGQAESLAVKIHNILYPYRFTKEMIHSMQVLQQVDNKFIACLMSTKTEENGEAGGNLLVLVDQHAAHERVRLEQLIIDSYEKQRPQGSGRKKLLSSTISPPLEIPVTEEQRRLLWCYHENLEDLGLEIIFPDTSDSLVLVGKVPLCFVEREANELRRGRSTVTKSIVEELIREQVELLQTTGGIQGTLPLSVQKVLASQACHGAIKFNDGLSIEESYRLIEALSRCQLPFQCAHGRPSMLPLADIDHLEQEKQIKPNLAKLRKMAQAWRLFGKAEGCDTRQSLQASMPPCEPP; encoded by the exons ATG GCAATTATTTCTAGTCAGAGAAGGAAACCAGTGCCTGGCATTCTCACCAGCTTTCTACCTGCCATGATCAAGTGCTTGTCAGTTGAAGTACAAGCCAAATTGCGTTCTGGTTTGGCTGTATGCTCCCTAGGCCAGTGTGTGGAGGAGCTTACCCTCAACAGTATTGATGCTGAAGCAAAATGTGTGGCCGTCAGGGTGAATATGGAAACCTTTCAAGTTCAAGTGATAGACAATGGCTTTGGAATGGGAAGTGATGATGTAGACAAGGTAGGAAATCGTTATTTCACTAGTAAATGCAACTCCGTACAGGACTTGGAGAACCCAAGGTTTTATGGTTTTCGAGGGGAGGCCTTGGCCAGTATAGCTGACATGGCCAGTGCTGTGGAAATTTCATCCAAGAAAAACAGGACAATGAAAACTTTTGTGAAACTGTTTCGGAATGGAAAAGCCCTGAAATCTTGTGAAGCTGACTTGACTAGACCAAGTGCTGGGACAACAGTAACAGTATATAACCTATTTTATCAGTTACCTGTAAGGAGGAAATGCATGGATCCTAGACTGGAGTTTGAGAAGGTTAGACAGAGGATAGAAGCTCTCTCACTCATGCacccttccatttctttctctttgagaAATGATGTTTCTGGTTCCATGGTTCTTCAGGTCCCTAAAACCAAAGACGTATGTTCCCGATTTTGCCAAATTTATGGACTAGGTAAGTCCCAAAAGTTAagagaaatcaattttaaatataaggaGTTTGAGCTTAGTGGGTATATTAGCTCTGAAGCACATTACAATAAGAATATGCAGTTTTTGTTTGTGAACAAAAGGCTAGTTTTAAAGACAAAGTTGCATAAACTCATTGACTTTTTATTAAGGAAAGAAAGTATTATATGCAAGCCAAAAAGTGTCTCTGCCAGTAGGCAAATGAATTCAAGTCCTCGGCATCGGTCTCACCCAGAGCTCCATGGGATATATGTGATCAACATGCAGTGCCAGTTCTGTGAATATGACGTGTGCATGGAGCCAGCAAAAACTCTGATTGAGTTTCAGAACTGGGATACGGCTTTGGTGTGCATTcaggaaggaataaaaatgtttttaaagaaagaaaaattatttgtggaattATCAGGTGAGGACATTAAGGAATTTAGTGAAGATAATGATTTTAGTTTACTTAGTGCTACTCTTCAGAAGCATGTGTCCTCTGATGAAAAGTGTGACCAGGTCAGTTTCCAGGAAGCATGTAATAATATTTCAGATTCCTATGAAATGTTTAATTTGCAATCAAAAGCTGtgaaaagaaaagctacagaAAGCATAAATACACAGAATTCTAGAGAGTCAGAAGCtatcagaaaaaagacaaacgATTCATTTTTGTACACTTATGAGTCAGATGGCCCAGGCCATGGTAAAATGACAGAGTCATCTTTACAAAACAAAGATAGCTCTTGCTCAGAATCAACGATCTTAGAACAAGAGAGAGCTGAAGCATCAGAatcaggagaaaaggagaaacataAAAAATCTTGTTTGGAGTTAAACTCTTCCGAAAATCCATGTGGAACCAGCTCAGAAATGTTTGCAAGCCCTTTTCAGACATttgaggagagtggagaagaTCACGAAATACAGAGTGTAAGTACTGCTGTTAATGGCCTGCCTGTCGCCGACATCCTGAAAACTAATAGAATTCAGAATCATTCAGAACTAGAAACATTTAAAGATCCTACTGAAATGGCATGCCAACCTCTGCCTTTTGAGACAACATTACTGAGAGTACATGGtgctcagagagaggaagagaaaagaagaaaagaacctAGTAATTGTGGAAGAATAAACGTTTTTAGTTATAGACAAGTTAAATTATGTTCCACTGGCTTTATAACTCATGTGGTACAAAATGAGCAAACTAAGTCAACTGAAGcagaacatttatttaaaaattgcgTTCGACCTGGTCCTGTGAGTGCCAAAGAAACATTTGGAAATAGAACACGCCATTCACTTGAGACCCCAAACATCAAAGATTTAACCAGCACTTTAAGTAAAGAATTTGCTCAACTGCCCAACGAAAAATTGTGCAGAAGAAATATAAGTTATGGGCTAGGGAACAAACCTATAGCAACTTACAAAAATTTTGCCACTTTTCAGGAAGGTAGTGAAAAATCACACACAGGTTGCTTATTACCTGACACATCCTCTTTCTCTTGGTGTAGACAGGTTTCAAATGGTAGTAAGAAAACAGATAAGTTGATTGGTTCTTCCAGACCCATAGCCCATAAGAAGCTGAACTTAAGATCACAACTGGGATCTTTAGAGAAGTTTAAGAGACAATATGGGAAAGTTAAAAATCCTCTGAATACAGAAGtggaggaaaataataattttgaaaccACTACCAATCTCAGTCCTCCAGTTGAACCTGACATGCCACAGAGAGACAAAAACCACTTAGACAATTCTAGTATTTGTGAAATCACTGCTATGAAAGATAATGATTCAAATAGCAATTGTCAACCAGTAAGTCACATTCTTTATTCAGAAAAGTTTCCATTCTCCAAGGAAGAAGACTATTTGGAACCACAGATGCCTTGCTTAAGAGAAAGTCCTATAACTCTAAATGAGTTACCACATTTTAACAGAAAATCTTTGGATATTGAGAAGTCACCTGAATCACTAGCTTCTAAATTATCCAGAATGAAAGGTTCTGAAAGAGAGACTCAAACAATGGAGAAGATGAGTCATCTTGAACTTCCACAATCAGATTCCGGTAGGAAAGGCAGTGACTTGTGCAGTGGGTTATCCCTAGATTCTTGTAAGTTACTTAAAAACGAGCAGAAAAAACCAGAGAGTATCATCATCCCAATGTCAGACACTGTCACGCAGGATAATTCTTTCAATAAAGATAGTGAAACATATTCAAAGAACAACATAACAGAGGACTCTGAGATACCAGAAACTCCTTTGGTATTACCCCAGAATAATCCTGCAGTTATCAGTAAAGGCCCAGATGTTCTTATAGCTTCAGAACAACAGATAGGAAGTCCTAACTCTCCCAGTAGAATGTTAATGAGTCGCATGGACGATTCGACAGCCAACCCAAATGGAACTTGTTTTCAGAGTGAGGAATCTAGAGCAAGAACTTGTTCTGCAAATGAAGAGTCAAGCACAGGTTCTTTGGATTGGCAGCAGCACTTTGACGTCGCCTTGGGAAGAATGGTTTACATCAACAAAGTAACTGGACTTAGCACATTCGCTGCTCCTCCTGAGGACGTTCGGGCTGCTTGTACTAAGGACCTGACAACTGTGGCTGTGGATGTCATACTTGAGAATG ATACTGTGGATGACGCGGTTGGTAGCGAATCACTTCAGTCTTTGTTCTCAGAATGGGACAATCCAGTATTTGCCCGCTATCCAGAG GTTGCTGTCGATGTAAGCAGTGGTCAGGCAGAGAGCCTAGCAGTTAAAATTCACAACATCTTATATCCTTATCGCTTCACCAAAGAAATGATTCATTCGATGCAG GTTCTCCAGCAAGTGGATAACAAGTTTATTGCCTGTTTAATGAGCACTAAGACTGAAGAGAATGGTGAGGCAG GTGGAAACTTGCTAGTCTTGGTGGATCAGCATGCTGCCCATGAGCGTGTCCGTTTGGAGCAGCTTATTATTG ATTCTTATGAGAAGCAACGGCCACAAGGCTCCGGTCGGAAAAAGTTATTGTCTTCCACTATAAGTCCTCCACTAGAGATACCAGTGACCGAGGAACAAAGGAGACTCTTATG GTGTTATCACGAAAATCTGGAAGATCTGGGTCTTGAAATTATATTTCCAGACACTAGTGATTCTCTGGTCCTTGTAGGAAAAGTACCACTCTGTTTTGTAGAAAGAGAAGCCAATGAACTTCGAAGAGGAAGGTCTACTGTGACCAAGAGTATCGTAGAG GAACTTATTCGAGAACAAGTGGAG CTACTCCAGACCACAGGAGGCATCCAGGGGACTTTGCCACTGAGTGTGCAGAAGGTGTTGGCATCCCAGGCCTGCCATG GGGCCATTAAGTTTAATGATGGCCTGAGCATAGAGGAGAGCTATCGCCTTATTGAAGCTCTGTCCCGGTGCCAGCTGCCATTCCAGTGTGCTCATGGGAGACCGTCCATGCTGCCATTAGCTGACATAGACCACTTGGAGCAGGAAAAACAG ATTAAACCCAATCTTGCAAAACTTCGTAAAATGGCCCAGGCCTGGCGTCTCTTTGGAAAAGCAGAAGGATGTGATACAAGGCAAAGCCTGCAGGCATCCATGCCTCCTTGTGAGCCACCATGA